From Panicum hallii strain FIL2 chromosome 2, PHallii_v3.1, whole genome shotgun sequence, a single genomic window includes:
- the LOC112881512 gene encoding mitochondrial import inner membrane translocase subunit TIM10-like — translation MAAGGAPTNFQKEQMFGMAEKEMEYRVDIFNRLTQTCFDKCIANRHKEVELNMGENSCIDRCVSKYWQVTSLVGQLLGTLPKP, via the exons ATGGCCGCAGGTGGTGCGCCGACTAACTTTCAGAAGGAGCAG ATGTTTGGAATGGCAGAGAAAGAGATGGAGTACAGGGTTGATATTTTCAATCG GCTTACGCAGACATGTTTCGACAAGTGCATTGCGAACAG GCACAAAGAAGTTGAGCTGAATATGGGTGAGAATAGCTGCATTGATCGATGTGTTTCCAAGTATTGGCAG GTGACTAGTCTAGTTGGACAGCTTCTTGGAACTCTCCCTAAACCGTGA
- the LOC112881807 gene encoding uncharacterized protein LOC112881807, which translates to MASSVGFGTVAPAAASPAGRSLGRRAAHPPTARTVPAATKAVAAAAAKAEEKGLFDAIFGALYKEEQLLETDPILNKVEGRAPAPRKAAGKPAAGQSGGSGGFSLGGLFPKKE; encoded by the coding sequence ATGGCATCATCAGTGGGCTTCGGCACGGTCGCGCCGGCCGCGgcgtcgccggccggccggagcCTGGGCCGCCGCGCGGCGCACCCGCCCACCGCGCGCACCGTCCCCGCCGCGACGAAGGCGgtcgcggctgcggcggcgaagGCGGAGGAGAAGGGCCTGTTCGACGCCATCTTCGGCGCGCTGTACAAGGAGGAGCAGCTGCTGGAGACGGACCCCATCCTGAACAAGGTGGAGGGCAGGGCCCCCGCGCCGAGGAAAGCCGCCGGCAAGCCGGCGGCCGGGcagagcggcggcagcggcgggttCAGCCTCGGCGGGCTCTTCCCCAAGAAAGAGTGA
- the LOC112879908 gene encoding defensin Ec-AMP-D1-like, producing MDLSPKLLAVIFLLFLLGSNEMHQGPVRVAVARECQSPSHRYKGPCARDANCASVCQTEGFSGGKCVGFRARCFCVKAC from the exons ATGGATCTTTCCCCAAAGCTTCTCGCTgtcatcttcctcctcttcctcctgggTTCCAATG AGATGCATCAGGGCCCGGTGCGCGTGGCCGTGGCGAGGGAGTGCCAGTCGCCAAGCCACCGGTACAAGGGTCCCTGCGCGCGCGACGCGAACTGCGCGAGCGTCTGCCAGACCGAAGGTTTCAGCGGCGGCAAGTGCGTAGGCTTCCGTGCCCGCTGCTTCTGCGTGAAGGCTTGCTAG
- the LOC112883367 gene encoding DIMBOA UDP-glucosyltransferase BX8-like — MAGDWRSPIGRRVVLFPFPSGSHITPMLQLAGLLRARGLGVTVLHADFNAPDPARHPELAFVSIRESLPDEVAASPDQAERMMGLNAACEAPFQAALEELVRRGGGPVACAVVDGQWYGMLGAARRAGVPALALGAGSAAAFLAMLAAPRPRADGYVPIEEADRLDEVVPGLEPLRVRDLIGLDGSDGETVLRFAASVAGAVRDASSGVVLNTFDAIEGPELAGIRRELSRPVFAVGPLHLAAGPPAVQQHAPDGGCLAWLDARPPRSVLYVSLGSAARVDRAAFEEMAWGLAGSGVPFLWVLRPGSVGGAADADGDLPPFPEELHETVRRRGKVVAWSPQGAVLAHPAVGGFWTHCGWSSVVEAVCEGVPMLVHPCLADQTVSAMYVARRWGVGMEVGRVVERTAMARAIRRLMAREHGPQAPRERARLLRTQARQCVAEGGPASLAIDDLVEYIMGL; from the exons ATGGCCGGCGACTGGCGCTCTCCCATCGGCCGCCGCGTCGTGCTGTTCCCCTTCCCTTCCGGGAGCCACATCACCCCGATGCTGCAGCTCGCGGGGCTCCTCCGCGCGCGGGGCCTCGGCGTCACCGTGCTCCACGCCGACTTCAACGCGCCCGACCCCGCGCGGCATCCGGAGCTCGCCTTCGTCTCCATCCGCGAGTCCCTCCCCGACGAGGTCGCCGCCAGCCCCGACCAGGCCGAGCGGATGATGGGCCTCAACGCCGCCTGCGAGGCGCCGTTCCAGGCGGCGCTCGAGGAGCTggtgcgccgcggcggcgggccggTCGCCTGCGCGGTGGTCGACGGGCAGTGGTACGGAATGCTgggcgcggccaggcgcgccGGCGTCCCCGCGCTCGCGCTGGGggcgggcagcgccgccgcgttCCTCGCCATGCTCGCCGCCCCACGCCCTCGCGCCGACGGCTACGTCCCCATCGAAG AGGCCGATCGGCTGGACGAGGTGGTGCCGGGCCTCGAGCCACTCCGCGTGCGAGACCTGATCGGCCTCGACGGCAGCGACGGCGAGACGGTGCTCCGCTTCGCCGCCTCCGTCGCCGGCGCCGTGCGGGACGCCTCGTCGGGCGTCGTGCTCAACACGTTCGACGCCATCGAGGGCCCGGAGCTGGCGGGGATCCGGCGCGAGCTGTCCCGCCCGGTGTTCGCCGTCGGGCCGCTGCACCTGGCGGCCGGCCCGCCGGCGGTGCAGCAGCACGCGCCGGACGGCGGCTGCTTGGCGTGGCTGGacgcgcggccgccgcgctcCGTGCTGTACGTTAGCCTGGGCAGCGCGGCGCGCGTGGACCGCGCCGCGTTCGAGGAGATGGCGTGGGGGCTGGCCGGCAGCGGCGTGCCGTTCCTGTGGGTGCTCCGCCCCGGCTCCGTCGGCGGagccgccgacgccgacggcgACTTGCCGCCGTTCCCGGAGGAGCTCCACGAGACGGTGAGGCGCAGGGGCAAGGTGGTGGCGTGGTCGCCGCAGGGGGCGGTGCTGGCGCACCCGGCCGTCGGCGGGTTCTGGACGCACTGCGGGTGGAGCTCGGTCGTGGAGGCCGTTTGCGAGGGGGTGCCCATGCTCGTGCACCCGTGCCTCGCCGACCAGACGGTGAGCGCGATGTACGTGGCGCGGCGATGGGGCGTCGGGATGGAGGTCGGGAGGGTGGTCGAGAGGACGGCCATGGCGAGGGCGATCCGGAGGCTGATGGCCAGGGAGCACGGGCCGCAGGCGCCGAGGGAGAGGGCTCGCCTCCTGAGGACGCAGGCGAGGCAGTGCGTCGCGGAAGGAGGGCCGGCTAGCTTGGCCATCGATGACCTTGTGGAGTACATCATGGGTCTCTGA
- the LOC112880802 gene encoding non-specific lipid-transfer protein C6-like — MAAPRRRSGPSFAACALLAVTFLAVAAVGAAADDQATTCVPSLQRLLSCLDFIEHRADEIPVPCCVQVRTTVARQPCCLMHVMRGDAARLIGPEFDGARAMVNVTAECLGDASVLVAITRNCSGKPLPPLTPEFTFTTAAVPPPSSSGATRLQVSSSSTSLLLALLLASIVFYGAFAVQRN; from the exons atggcggcgccgcggcggcggtccGGACCGAGCTTCGCGGCCTGCGCCCTCCTCGCCGTCACCTTCCTCGCCGTcgcggcggtgggggcggcggccgacgACCAGGCGACGACGTGCGTGCCGTCGCTGCAGCGGCTGCTGTCGTGCCTGGACTTCATCGAGCACCGGGCGGACGAGATCCCGGTGCCGTGCTGCGTGCAGGTGAGGACCACGGTGGCGCGGCAGCCGTGCTGCCTCATGCACGTCATGCGCGGCGACGCCGCCAGGCTCATCGGGCCCGAGTTCGATGGCGCCCGCGCCATGGTCAACGTCACCGCCGAGTGCCTCGGCGACGCCTCCGTCCTCGTCGCCATCACCCGCAACTGCTCGG GCAAGCCGCTCCCGCCGCTGACACCTGAGTTTACCTTTACCACTGCCGCGGTGCCGCCGCCATCGTCGTCAG GAGCAACCAGGCTGCAGGTCTCGTCGTCTTCCACCTCATTGTTACTAGCCCTTCTTCTTGCCAGCATCGTCTTCTATGGAGCCTTTGCAGTTCAACGAAACTAG
- the LOC112879906 gene encoding transmembrane protein 184A-like yields the protein MEGWATAAAYTAAALASAAAATVVALRLVHRHLLHYAEPTHQRFIVRIILMVPVYAVMSFLSLVLPHKAIYFNSIREIYDAWVIYNFFSLCLAWVGGPGTVVVSLNGQSLKPSWFLMTCCLPAIPLDGRFIRRCKQGCLQFVILKPILVVITFILYAKGKYEDGNFSVNQSYLYITIIYTISYSMALFALALFYAACRDLLQPYNPVPKFIIIKSVVFLTYWQGVLVFLAAKSGFIKNAEEAAYLQNFVLCVEMLIAAIGHRFAFSYKEYAGSNARPFGGFRGSLLHAMKFNDFYHDTVHQFAPTYHEYVLYSNEEEDEPTKYSPSTIVPTGQHIVELAEVTVVSSKAPAMSSLLLNEADQAETSPTQSMEIKTATSTEPYELSNFLSVDLSDYPAEVPAIPDVREQ from the exons ATGGAGGGGTGGGCCACCGCGGCGGCGTACACGGCCGCGGCGCtggcctccgcggcggcggcgacggtggtGGCGCTGCGCCTCGTGCACCGGCACCTCCTCCACTACGCCGAGCCCACGCACCAGCGCTTCATCGTCCGCATCATCCTCATGGTCCCG GTGTATGCGGTGATGTCATTTCTTTCTCTTGTCTTACCGCATAAGGCAATCTACTTCAATTCTATTCGAGAAAT CTATGATGCTTGGGTCATCTACAATTTCTTTTCACTTTGCCTGGCGTGGGTAGGAGGTCCTGGCACTGTGGTGGTAAGTTTGAATGGCCAGTCTCTGAAACCCTCATGGTTTCTGATGACTTGCTGTTTACCAGCTATTCCTCTGGATGG GCGTTTTATAAGGAGATGCAAACAAGGGTGTCTTCAGTTTGTGATCCTGAAACCAATCTTGGTTGTTATCACATTCATACTTTACGCAAAAGGAAAATATGAAGATGGAAACTTCAGTGTCAACCAGTCTTATCTATACATAACTATCATCTATACAATCTCATACTCTATGGCACTTTTTGCTCTTGCACTATTCTATGCGGCATGCAGAGATCTACTTCAGCCATATAACCCTGTCCCAAAGTTCATCATAATCAAATCAGTCGTGTTTCTCACGTATTGGCAG GGTGTGCTGGTTTTCCTTGCTGCAAAATCTGGATTCATAAAAAACGCTGAGGAAGCTGCTTATCTCCAGAACTTTGTGCTATGTGTTGAGATGCTCATAGCAGCAATTGGGCATCGATTTGCATTCTCTTATAAGGAATACGCTGGCTCCAATGCCCGTCCTTTTGGTGGTTTCAGGGGAAGCCTTCTTCATGCTATGAAATTCAACGACTTCTATCATGACACTGTGCACCAG TTTGCACCTACGTATCATGAATATGTGCTCTACAGTAACGAAGAGGAGGATGAACCGACAAAATACAGCCCTAGCACAATCGTGCCAACTGGACAGCACATAGTAGAGCTGGCGGAAGTCACTGTTGTGAGCTCAAAAGCGCCAGCAATGTCAAGCTTACTTCTGAATGAGGCAGATCAGGCAGAAACATCACCCACTCAAAGCATGGAAATCAAAACTGCTACTTCCACAGAACCATACGAGCTTTCAAACTTCCTCAGTGTAGACTTATCTGATTACCCTGCTGAGGTCCCTGCGATTCCTGATGTAAGAGAACAATGA
- the LOC112880803 gene encoding pectinesterase inhibitor 8-like — protein MASLQALFCAAALLLLVPHACVASATLVQDQCERYAAGDRSSYDYCVWKLGRDGGSASADARGLAAIAARMARASAKATGDRLAGMRANETVPARRDCLAACAAEYAAAVRRLGRAARGAARGGGAGLQRAQTLLAEAAGTPARCDGAFAAAGQHSPLAGADRGLDDEIELALSLLPSTPPVRP, from the coding sequence ATGGCCTCCCTCCAAGCTCTCTTCTgcgccgccgcgctcctcctGCTCGTCCCGCACGCGTGCGTGGCCTCCGCCACGCTGGTTCAGGACCAGTGCGAGCGCTACGCCGCCGGCGACCGGAGCAGCTACGACTACTGCGTCTGGAAGCTGGGGCGCGACGGGGGCAGCGCCAGCGCCGACGCGCGCGGCCTCGCCGCCATCGCGGCGCGGATGGCGAGGGCGTCGGCCAAGGCCACGGGGGACAGGCTCGCCGGGATGCGCGCGAACGAGACGGTCCCCGCGCGGCGGGACTGCCtggccgcctgcgccgccgagTACGCGGCCGCCGTGCGCCGGCTCGGGCGCGCCGCGAGGGGCgcggcccggggcggcggcgcaggcctGCAGCGGGCGCAGACGCTGCtcgcggaggcggcgggcaCCCCCGCGCGCTGCGACGGCGCGTTCGCGGCCGCCGGGCAGCACTCGCCGCTGGCCGGCGCGGACCGCGGGCTCGACGACGAGATCGAGCTTGCCCTGTCCCTCTTGCCCTCGACGCCGCCGGTTAGGCCGTGA
- the LOC112881806 gene encoding glucose-1-phosphate adenylyltransferase large subunit 4, chloroplastic/amyloplastic-like, with protein MASPAAAPLAGAAFLPAPPRPARRASTAAPRRARASSVSAAAAAAASCVLADAPRGIKMEQAEDAQAAAAAAAARRDVSPDTVASIILGGGAGTRLFPLTQTRAKPAVPVGGCYRLIDIPMSNCINSKINKIYVLTQFNSQSLNRHIARTYNFGEGVGFSGGSVEVLAATQTAGESGKKWFQGTADAVRQFLWLFEDARLKCIENILILSGDHLYRMDYMDFVQKHVDSGADISVACVPMDESRASDLGLVKADRNGRITDFLEKPKGESLKSMQVDMSLFGLSPELADKYKYMASMGIYVFKADVLRKLLKGHYPTANDFGSEVIPMAAKDYDVQAYLFNGYWEDIGTIKSFFEANLALTDQSPNFYFYDPVKPIFTSPRFLPPTRVEDCKVLNSIVSHGCFLTECSVEHSVIGIRSRLEPGVQLKDTMMMGADYYQTEAERFSELSDGKVPVGVGENTTIRNCIIDKNARIGKNVVIMNSDNVQEADRPAEGFYIRSGITVVLKNAVIPDGTTI; from the exons ATGGCGTCCCCAGCGGCGGCGCCGCTCGCGGGCGCGGCcttcctccccgcgccgcctcgccccgcgcgccgcgcctccaccgcggccccgcgccgcgcccgcgcgtcGTCGGtgtccgccgccgcggccgcggccgccagcTGCGTCCTCGCCGACGCCCCCCGGGGGATCAAG ATGGAGCAGGCGGAAGACGCCCAGGCggctgccgccgcggcggcggcgcggagggacGTCAGCCCGGACACCGTGGCCTCCATCatcctcggcggcggcgccggcacgCGCCTCTTCCCGCTCACGCAGACCAGGGCCAAGCCCGCG GTGCCCGTTGGGGGATGCTACAGGCTGATCGATATCCCGATGAGCAACTGCATAAACAGCAAGATAAACAAGATCTACGTCCTCACCCAGTTCAACTCCCAGTCTCTCAACCGCCACATCGCGCGGACATACAACTTTGGCGAGGGGGTTGGGTTCAGTGGTGGGTCCGTGGAG GTGCTGGCAGCTACCCAGACAGCTGGAGAATCCGGAAAGAAATGGTTCCAGGGAACAGCTGATGCTGTCAGGCAGTTCCTCTGGCTTTTTGAG GATGCAAGGCTGAAATGTATAGAAAACATACTGATTCTGTCTGGCGATCATCTGTACAGGATGGACTACATGGACTTTGTGCAG AAGCATGTCGACTCCGGTGCTGATATTTCAGTTGCTTGTGTTCCTATGGATGAGAG TCGAGCTTCTGATTTGGGATTGGTGAAGGCTGACAGGAACGGTCGCATTACTGATTTTCTTGAAAAGCCCAAGGGTGAAAGTTTGAAATCAATG CAAGTGGATATGAGCTTGTTTGGGTTATCCCCAGAGCTTGCAGATAAATACAAATACATGGCTTCAATGGGAATATATGTATTCAAGGCAGATGTTCTCCGAAAGCTTCTGAA AGGCCATTATCCTACAGCTAATGATTTTGGCTCAGAAGTTATTCCAATGGCTGCAAAAGACTATGATGTGCAG GCTTATTTGTTCAATGGTTACTGGGAAGATATTGGAACAATAAAGTCTTTCTTTGAAGCAAACCTTGCTCTCACTGATCAG TCTCCCAACTTCTATTTTTACGATCCTGTGAAGCCCATTTTCACATCTCCTAGATTTTTACCTCCAACCAGGGTAGAAGATTGCAAA gttttgaactctatagtTTCACATGGCTGCTTTCTAACAGAGTGCAGTGTTGAGCACTCTGTCATTGGTATCCGCTCTAGATTAGAACCAGGGGTGCAGCTTAAG GACACTATGATGATGGGAGCAGATTATTACCAGACTGAAGCAGAGAGATTTTCTGAACTATCAGATGGAAAAGTTCCAGTTGGTGTTGGAGAAAACACTACCATAAG GAACTGTATCATTGACAAAAATGCACGAATCGGGAAGAATGTTGTCATTATGAACTCAGAT AATGTGCAAGAAGCAGACAGGCCAGCGGAAGGATTTTATATTCGTTCTGGGATAACTGTGGTGCTTAAAAATGCAGTGATTCCAGACGGTACAACTATTTAG
- the LOC112881882 gene encoding S-norcoclaurine synthase 1-like isoform X1, with protein sequence MEMEAPRSSEARWSRVASSLPVRNVQDLAACSEGLTEEKLKRYIRLDIQDDDDVVAEQSGEVPMIDLGKLFNPDFAEDESARLRSACEDWGFFQLVNHGVPDDIIASIRGDIEKFFQLPLEVKSTYAQLPGDLQGYGQSFVVSERQTLDWSDMFVIIAHPSQAQDMRYWPVQPHTFRKSIEDYSSELMKTAHSIVTAIAKTLNIDLELMVDKYVCQYLRMNYYPPCMTMAKKVLGFSPHSDGSFLTFLLEVNSVQGLQIKRHNAWIPVKPNPNALLVNVGDFLEIMSNGKYKSIEHRVTINTNQERLTLSAFHVPSLDGVVSPVPGIAEERPLYKTVGVEEYSKLYMSNKLDGKRALDHAKLL encoded by the exons ATGGAGATGGAGGCTCCGAGGAGTAGTGAAGCTAGATGGTCAAGGGTGGCTTCATCGCTCCCTGTCAGGAATGTACAAGATCTCGCAGCATGTTCTGAGGGGTTGACGGAAGAGAAGCTTAAAAGGTACATCCGGCTGGACattcaagatgatgatgatgtcgTCGCCGAGCAATCCGGTGAGGTTCCGATGATCGACCTTGGTAAACTCTTCAATCCTGATTTTGCAGAAGATGAGTCTGCTCGCCTCAGATCTGCTTGTGAGGATTGGGGATTTTTTCAG CTTGTAAATCACGGAGTACCAGACGATATTATTGCAAGTATAAGAGGTGATATTGAGAAGTTCTTCCAACTTCCCCTTGAGGTAAAGAGTACCTATGCACAGCTTCCAGGAGACCTTCAAGGTTATGGCCAATCGTTTGTTGTGTCGGAGAGGCAAACACTTGACTGGTCTGACATGTTTGTCATCATAGCCCATCCATCTCAGGCCCAGGATATGAGGTATTGGCCTGTTCAACCGCATACTTTCAG GAAATCTATTGAAGATTACTCATCCGAGTTGATGAAAACTGCACATTCCATTGTTACCGCCATTGCAAAAACACTAAATATCGATCTCGAACTGATGGTTGACAAATATGTGTGTCAATATTTGAGAATGAATTACTACCCTCCATGCATGACCATGGCCAAGAAGGTTTTGGGCTTCTCGCCCCATTCAGATGGATCTTTTCTGACCTTCCTTTTAGAAGTTAATTCAGTTCAAGGCCTTCAAATTAAAAGGCACAATGCATGGATTCCTGTGAAACCAAATCCTAATGCATTGTTGGTGAATGTGGGTGACTTTCTTGAG ATTATGTCGAACGGGAAATATAAGAGTATCGAGCACAGGGTCACAATAAACACCAATCAGGAGCGGTTGACCTTATCTGCGTTTCACGTTCCATCACTTGACGGAGTAGTTTCCCCAGTTCCTGGTATTGCAGAAGAGAGGCCCCTGTACAAGACAGTGGGAGTAGAAGAGTATTCGAAACTCTacatgtcaaacaagttagatggGAAGAGAGCATTGGATCATGCAAAGTTACTCTGA
- the LOC112881882 gene encoding S-norcoclaurine synthase 1-like isoform X2: MEMEAPRSSEARWSRVASSLPVRNVQDLAACSEGLTEEKLKRYIRLDIQDDDDVVAEQSGEVPMIDLGKLFNPDFAEDESARLRSACEDWGFFQLVNHGVPDDIIASIRGDIEKFFQLPLEVKSTYAQLPGDLQGYGQSFVVSERQTLDWSDMFVIIAHPSQAQDMRKSIEDYSSELMKTAHSIVTAIAKTLNIDLELMVDKYVCQYLRMNYYPPCMTMAKKVLGFSPHSDGSFLTFLLEVNSVQGLQIKRHNAWIPVKPNPNALLVNVGDFLEIMSNGKYKSIEHRVTINTNQERLTLSAFHVPSLDGVVSPVPGIAEERPLYKTVGVEEYSKLYMSNKLDGKRALDHAKLL; the protein is encoded by the exons ATGGAGATGGAGGCTCCGAGGAGTAGTGAAGCTAGATGGTCAAGGGTGGCTTCATCGCTCCCTGTCAGGAATGTACAAGATCTCGCAGCATGTTCTGAGGGGTTGACGGAAGAGAAGCTTAAAAGGTACATCCGGCTGGACattcaagatgatgatgatgtcgTCGCCGAGCAATCCGGTGAGGTTCCGATGATCGACCTTGGTAAACTCTTCAATCCTGATTTTGCAGAAGATGAGTCTGCTCGCCTCAGATCTGCTTGTGAGGATTGGGGATTTTTTCAG CTTGTAAATCACGGAGTACCAGACGATATTATTGCAAGTATAAGAGGTGATATTGAGAAGTTCTTCCAACTTCCCCTTGAGGTAAAGAGTACCTATGCACAGCTTCCAGGAGACCTTCAAGGTTATGGCCAATCGTTTGTTGTGTCGGAGAGGCAAACACTTGACTGGTCTGACATGTTTGTCATCATAGCCCATCCATCTCAGGCCCAGGATATGAG GAAATCTATTGAAGATTACTCATCCGAGTTGATGAAAACTGCACATTCCATTGTTACCGCCATTGCAAAAACACTAAATATCGATCTCGAACTGATGGTTGACAAATATGTGTGTCAATATTTGAGAATGAATTACTACCCTCCATGCATGACCATGGCCAAGAAGGTTTTGGGCTTCTCGCCCCATTCAGATGGATCTTTTCTGACCTTCCTTTTAGAAGTTAATTCAGTTCAAGGCCTTCAAATTAAAAGGCACAATGCATGGATTCCTGTGAAACCAAATCCTAATGCATTGTTGGTGAATGTGGGTGACTTTCTTGAG ATTATGTCGAACGGGAAATATAAGAGTATCGAGCACAGGGTCACAATAAACACCAATCAGGAGCGGTTGACCTTATCTGCGTTTCACGTTCCATCACTTGACGGAGTAGTTTCCCCAGTTCCTGGTATTGCAGAAGAGAGGCCCCTGTACAAGACAGTGGGAGTAGAAGAGTATTCGAAACTCTacatgtcaaacaagttagatggGAAGAGAGCATTGGATCATGCAAAGTTACTCTGA
- the LOC112879905 gene encoding pentatricopeptide repeat-containing protein At2g46050, mitochondrial-like: MARCSHAKPFCATAPPHLSRRRRQLSANATSRAVSTSKAPLPDLNKPAKPPPLLPRPKLPVTTTTATDSAGDKDFAKKTPQEAASAPPSSSGAGDVLRLMDALGLPPDEEVYVSLLRDCADAAEVAAVHAHVASLCAPAGDLPPPLANRVLLSYAACGDIGDARRVFDEMPSRNGLAWATMVSAYSDRCFHHDAMRLFAHMCHEARDLTDDSLAHAIVAVLRSCTRAGELRLGEQVQALVVKKGRVCGDIGSSLVQLYCESGGLHKRARQVLAMMMRHHCQEPVPEAAWTSLITAYHRDGLLDEAIDVFRDMVPAGVPRSSFSLSSILAVLAESENRQGCCGRQVHTDAIKRGVDTNQFVGSGLVHMYAKQGRLADAARAFEAVSGKPDAVCWNAMAMAYARGGGYREAARVMHRMKAAGMNPSEEMTDAVRLACFR; the protein is encoded by the coding sequence ATGGCGCGCTGCTCCCACGCCAAGCCGTTCTGCGCCACCGCGCCTCCCCACCTctcacgccgccgccggcagctCTCCGCGAACGCCACCTCTCGGGCCGTTTCCACCAGCAAGGCACCGTTGCCGGACCTAAACAAACCGGCCaaaccgccgccgctcctcccgcgcCCGAAGCTCCCCGTCACCACGACCACCGCCACCGACAGCGCCGGCGACAAGGATTTCGCCAAGAAAACACCGCAGGAAGCCGCGTCCGCGCCTCCGTCCTCGTCGGGCGCCGGCGACGTGCTCCGCCTGATGGACGCGCTCGGCCTCCCGCCCGACGAGGAGGTCTACGTCTCGCTCCTCAGGGACTGCGCCGACGCCGCGGAGGTCGCCGCGGTGCACGCGCACGTCGCGTCTCTTTGCGCCCCCGCCGGTgacctcccgccgccgctcgccaacCGGGTGCTGCTCTCCTACGCTGCGTGTGGGGACATCGGGGACGCCCGCcgggtgttcgacgaaatgccgagcAGGAACGGCTTGGCGTGGGCGACCATGGTCTCGGCCTACTCAGACAGGTGCTTCCACCACGACGCAATGCGCCTGTTCGCACACATGTGTCACGAAGCACGGGACCTCACCGACGACAGCTTGGCCCATGCCATTGTGGCCGTGCTGCGGTCATGCACTCGCGCGGGCGAACTACGTCTTGGTGAGCAGGTACAGGCGCTTGTCGTCAAGAAAGGCAGAGTGTGTGGCGACATCGGCAGCTCACTGGTACAGCTCTACTGTGAGAGCGGCGGCCTTCACAAAAGAGCTCGGCAGGTGCTTGCGATGATGATGCGGCACCACTGCCAGGAACCCGTTCCGGAGGCGGCGTGGACGAGCTTGATCACGGCCTACCACCGGGACGGCCTCCTGGACGAGGCCATCGACGTCTTCAGGGACATGGTGCCCGCTGGCGTTCCCAGGAGCAGCTTCTCCCTGTCGAGCATCCTCGCCGTGCTTGCAGAGTCAGAGAACCGCCAAGGGTGCTGCGGGCGGCAGGTGCACACCGACGCCATCAAGCGCGGGGTGGACACGAACCAGTTCGTCGGCTCTGGGTTGGTGCACATGTACGCGAAGCAAGGGCGGCTGGCGGATGCCGCCAGGGCGTTCGAGGCGGTCAGTGGCAAGCCTGACGCAGTGTGCTGGAACGCCATGGCCATGGCGTATGCTCGCGGCGGAGGGTACAGGGAGGCCGCGAGAGTCATGCACCGGATGAAAGCTGCCGGTATGAATCCTTCTGAAGAGATGACGGATGCGGTAAGGTTGGCATGTTTCAGATGA